In a genomic window of Methanogenium sp. S4BF:
- a CDS encoding cache domain-containing protein, with protein MQKQVCMGIVCLCVLGAIACAGCTSQQETKVYDQSSMADLAAYVQDAAGYVQTAGKEIALTAFDAPDGSFILGDWYIYAYDYDGILQAHPYEQDAVGTYRGNWTDVRGLPVIEIAQETAANGGGYIAYLYPAPEGGVINESATETYEPKIGYAYPAGDDLWLGSGMYFGDTAAGEDRYPAAITGMIALVEDGALYAETEGSDEALAAIGNVSGPFVDAEGHYLYAYDYNSTLVAHPYLGERVGDNLMEKEGPFGMKMIRALSETAAEGGGFVVFVWPNPDNGNLEELKIGYVLPVNDEWWVGSGTYLSEITGVDSALVVR; from the coding sequence ACGTCACAGCAGGAGACAAAGGTATATGATCAATCGTCGATGGCGGACCTTGCCGCGTATGTGCAGGATGCAGCGGGCTACGTCCAGACAGCAGGAAAAGAAATCGCTCTCACGGCGTTTGACGCACCTGACGGTTCGTTCATCCTTGGTGACTGGTATATCTACGCCTATGATTATGACGGAATCCTGCAGGCCCACCCCTATGAACAGGATGCTGTCGGGACATACCGCGGTAACTGGACGGATGTTCGCGGCCTGCCGGTGATTGAAATTGCACAGGAGACGGCCGCAAACGGCGGCGGATATATTGCGTACCTCTATCCTGCCCCGGAGGGCGGCGTCATCAATGAGTCGGCCACAGAGACGTATGAGCCAAAGATTGGCTACGCCTACCCTGCAGGTGACGACCTATGGCTGGGGTCAGGGATGTACTTCGGTGACACAGCAGCAGGTGAAGACCGGTATCCGGCTGCCATCACCGGGATGATCGCCCTTGTCGAGGATGGTGCACTCTATGCAGAGACTGAGGGGTCAGATGAGGCACTCGCCGCGATCGGCAACGTCTCCGGGCCGTTTGTGGATGCAGAGGGACATTACCTGTACGCCTATGACTACAACAGCACCCTTGTTGCCCATCCGTACCTCGGTGAACGCGTGGGAGATAATCTGATGGAGAAGGAAGGGCCCTTCGGGATGAAGATGATCCGTGCCCTCTCGGAGACTGCAGCAGAAGGTGGCGGTTTTGTCGTCTTTGTCTGGCCCAACCCCGACAACGGCAATCTCGAGGAGCTCAAGATTGGGTATGTGCTGCCGGTGAATGATGAATGGTGGGTAGGCTCGGGCACCTATCTGAGCGAGATCACGGGTGTTGATTCTGCCCTCGTTGTCCGGTGA
- a CDS encoding ester cyclase: protein MSREDNKLLVRRFIDAYNARNMELFDELVAPDYIDHTHQQEGRESFKTLFKIAFNGFPDWHEDIVDMIAEGDKVWVCVKATGTHTGEWNLYGVSLPPTGKTVTMMMIFIWRIANGQLVEGWEVDSEVNFLKTIGVLEYTEKGKNIFPDG, encoded by the coding sequence ATGTCACGGGAAGATAACAAATTGCTTGTCCGTCGGTTTATTGATGCCTACAATGCGCGAAACATGGAGCTCTTCGACGAACTGGTGGCACCCGACTATATTGACCACACCCATCAGCAGGAAGGGCGTGAATCCTTCAAAACGCTCTTTAAAATCGCATTCAATGGGTTCCCCGACTGGCATGAAGATATTGTGGACATGATTGCCGAAGGAGATAAGGTGTGGGTATGCGTGAAGGCCACGGGGACCCATACCGGTGAATGGAATCTCTATGGCGTATCGCTCCCACCCACCGGGAAGACGGTGACGATGATGATGATCTTCATCTGGCGCATCGCAAACGGACAACTCGTCGAGGGATGGGAGGTCGACAGCGAAGTCAATTTCCTGAAAACCATCGGTGTTCTCGAATACACGGAGAAAGGGAAGAATATCTTTCCGGACGGGTGA